GCGTTAGGTGGCCTGGCCCTAGTAACAATAATGTTTCTGCTGCTAAAGAACATCCTCTTTACGGTGTTAGTCCCCGGCACGGTCGCCGTCTACCTGCCGCTGCGAGTCGTCACGCGGCCTCCCGCTGCCCTGGCCTTCGACTGGCGTGCGAGCCAAGTCGGCGCTCTGCTTCCCCTGCTGCTTGGCGCAGCGGTTTACTTCTGGTGCTTATGGGATTTCGCGATGACCGGGCGGGGCACGCCGGCGCCGATAGACGCGCCCCAGCGGCTAGTCGCTCGCGGGCTGTACCGGTACATCCGCAACCCGATGTACGTCGGTGTGCTGC
This genomic window from Blastocatellia bacterium contains:
- a CDS encoding isoprenylcysteine carboxylmethyltransferase family protein, with amino-acid sequence MFLLLKNILFTVLVPGTVAVYLPLRVVTRPPAALAFDWRASQVGALLPLLLGAAVYFWCLWDFAMTGRGTPAPIDAPQRLVARGLYRYIRNPMYVGVLLVIAGWAVFLQSWRVLIYATAVGIFFHLFVVLVEERLLEGKFGETYVRYCGEVGRWLPRRWR